One Lampris incognitus isolate fLamInc1 chromosome 18, fLamInc1.hap2, whole genome shotgun sequence genomic region harbors:
- the LOC130128683 gene encoding stathmin-like, with amino-acid sequence MASAEDIQVKELDKRASGQAFEVILAAPTPDAKGEFPLSPPKKKDVSLEEIQRKLDAAEERRKNHEAEVLKHLAEKREHEKEVLQKAMEENNNFSKMAEEKLNQKMEANKENRTAIMAAMNEKFKEKDKKLEEVRKNKETKDGTSED; translated from the exons ACATCCAGGTTAAGGAGCTCGACAAGCGGGCCTCCGGCCAGGCCTTTGAGGTTATCCTGGCTGCTCCTACCCCAGATGCCAAGGGTGagttccccctttctccccccaaGAAGAAGGATGTTTCGCTGGAGGAGATCCAGAGGAAGCTTGACGCTGCGGAGGAAAGGCGTAAG AATCATGAAGCGGAGGTTCTGAAGCACTTAGCCGAGAAGCGTGAGCATGAAAAGGAAGTGCTGCAGAAGGCCATGGAGGAGAACAACAACTTCAGCAAGATGGCAGAGGAGAAGCTCAATCAGAAGATGGAAGCCAATAAAGAGAATCGCACAGCAATTATGGCGGCAATGAATGAGAAGTTTAAGGAAAAG GACAAGAAACTGGAAGAAGTGCGAAAGAACAAGGAAACCAAAGACGGCACCTCGGAAGACTGA